The Oscillospiraceae bacterium genome contains a region encoding:
- the cas3 gene encoding CRISPR-associated helicase/endonuclease Cas3 has translation MADLFDAHISEDGLRRQSVADHLTGTAERAARFAAAFDQEQLGRAAGLMHDIGKYSGDFQRRIHDPQHSGRVDHSTAGAKEAYARGLYPLAFAVAGHHAGLPDGGSPKVDTAKASTLFGRLKRELPAYDAWRQEIDLPAVELPGFCAQSSFSLMFFTRMLYSCLVDADYLDTEAFMENAAPPRGESDPIPALLHRMRSKADSWLNATPSTPLNEKRNQVLRACMSAGAAWQRGAYTLTVPTGGGKTFDSLAFALEHAAHNHMDRIIYVIPYTSIIDQTAAVFSDLLGAENVLAHHAGADYQLLEEQEMSPADYRRALAAENWDAPVIVTTAVQFFQSLYASRSSRCRKLHNIANSVIIFDEAQTLPLAYLRPCIAAVAELVRHYRATAVLCTATQPALDPLFEEFLPGSAPLQEICPNAAALYTALRRTTLHDLGELSAEALGARLRGHEQVLCVVNRRKQAQELYAALPAEGRYCLTTLLCAADRRRQLAEIRQRLRDGLPCRVVSTSLIEAGVDVDFPAAYREAAGLDSILQTAGRCNREGRRSAAESPVYVFAISGNPDPPMLKQNLAAWQYVRRTWPNALDLPPAIQGYFTKLRLVKGAAALDQKGILHACVEGAGGSLLPFSQIADEFTLIDTPTRTVYLPIGEGASLCRALQGGARSRTLFRKLGIYSVAVYPKHFDALYHAGALTLLEDNSAILSNTSLYNPGTGLAMDVEGGEGFFL, from the coding sequence ATGGCAGATTTGTTCGACGCCCACATCAGCGAAGACGGTCTTCGCCGCCAGAGCGTAGCCGATCACTTAACGGGCACGGCAGAGCGGGCCGCCCGTTTTGCCGCGGCCTTTGACCAGGAGCAGCTGGGCCGCGCCGCCGGGCTTATGCACGACATCGGTAAATACTCGGGCGATTTTCAGCGCCGCATCCATGACCCACAGCACAGCGGCCGGGTGGACCATTCCACTGCCGGGGCAAAAGAAGCCTATGCCCGCGGCCTGTACCCACTGGCTTTTGCCGTGGCGGGGCACCATGCCGGCCTGCCGGACGGCGGCTCCCCAAAGGTCGATACAGCCAAGGCCTCCACCCTGTTCGGGCGGCTCAAGCGGGAGCTTCCCGCCTATGACGCATGGCGGCAGGAGATCGACCTGCCCGCGGTGGAACTGCCCGGCTTTTGCGCCCAAAGCAGTTTTTCCCTTATGTTCTTCACCCGTATGCTGTATTCCTGCCTGGTAGACGCCGATTATCTTGACACCGAAGCCTTTATGGAAAACGCCGCTCCTCCGCGGGGCGAATCCGATCCTATCCCCGCTCTTTTGCACAGAATGCGAAGTAAAGCCGATTCCTGGCTGAACGCCACGCCCAGTACCCCGCTGAATGAAAAGCGCAATCAGGTGCTGCGGGCCTGCATGTCGGCGGGCGCGGCCTGGCAGCGCGGCGCTTACACACTCACAGTGCCCACCGGCGGGGGCAAGACCTTCGATTCTTTGGCCTTCGCACTGGAGCATGCCGCACACAACCACATGGACCGGATCATTTATGTGATCCCCTATACCTCCATCATTGATCAAACGGCGGCGGTGTTCAGCGACCTGCTGGGGGCAGAAAACGTGCTGGCCCATCACGCCGGCGCGGACTATCAGCTTTTGGAGGAGCAGGAAATGTCCCCCGCGGACTATCGCCGTGCTCTGGCCGCCGAAAACTGGGACGCACCGGTGATTGTGACCACAGCCGTACAATTTTTTCAATCGCTCTACGCCTCGCGCTCCTCCCGCTGCCGCAAGCTACACAACATCGCCAACAGCGTCATCATTTTCGACGAGGCGCAGACCCTGCCCCTTGCCTATCTGCGCCCCTGCATCGCCGCCGTTGCAGAGCTGGTGCGCCATTACCGGGCCACTGCCGTTCTCTGCACCGCCACCCAGCCCGCGCTGGATCCGCTTTTCGAGGAATTTTTGCCCGGCAGCGCGCCTCTGCAAGAGATCTGCCCCAATGCAGCCGCGCTTTATACCGCCCTGCGCCGAACTACCCTGCACGATCTGGGCGAGCTCTCGGCCGAGGCGCTGGGCGCCCGTCTGCGCGGCCACGAGCAGGTGCTGTGTGTGGTCAACCGCCGCAAGCAGGCCCAGGAATTGTACGCCGCGCTGCCTGCCGAAGGCCGCTATTGCCTCACCACCCTCTTGTGCGCCGCCGACCGCCGCCGCCAGCTGGCCGAGATCCGGCAGCGCCTGAGGGATGGGCTGCCCTGCCGGGTCGTTTCCACCTCCCTGATCGAGGCTGGCGTAGATGTGGATTTCCCCGCGGCATACCGCGAGGCCGCCGGCCTTGATTCCATCCTCCAGACCGCCGGGCGCTGCAACCGCGAGGGCAGACGCAGCGCGGCCGAGAGCCCTGTGTACGTTTTTGCCATAAGCGGCAACCCCGACCCGCCGATGCTAAAGCAAAATCTGGCCGCCTGGCAGTATGTTCGGCGCACCTGGCCGAACGCGCTGGACCTGCCGCCCGCGATTCAAGGCTATTTCACCAAACTGCGCCTTGTAAAGGGCGCAGCAGCGCTGGATCAAAAAGGCATCCTGCACGCCTGCGTGGAAGGCGCAGGCGGCTCCCTCTTACCCTTTTCCCAAATTGCCGACGAATTCACCCTTATCGACACGCCCACCCGCACCGTTTACCTGCCCATCGGCGAAGGGGCCTCGCTGTGCCGGGCCCTGCAGGGCGGCGCGCGCAGCCGCACGCTCTTCCGCAAACTGGGGATTTACAGCGTAGCCGTGTATCCCAAACATTTTGATGCGCTTTATCATGCCGGTGCGCTCACCCTGCTGGAGGACAACTCGGCTATTTTGTCCAACACAAGCTTGTATAATCCGGGCACAGGGCTTGCGATGGATGTGGAAGGCGGGGAGGGGTTCTTTCTGTAA
- a CDS encoding type I-C CRISPR-associated protein Cas5, giving the protein MSICIEVWGPYACFSRPEMKTERVSYDVITPSAARGLIEAIYWHPGMKYHIDKIHVLNPIRFTTVRRNEVKSTVLASNARTAMKTGRPLALYTPEDIQQRAAMVLQDVHYVIEAHFTLTEKAAPGDNAGKFQDILRRRLSRGQFYHQPCFGCREFPAHFREWPAEEIPALAVTQDLGYMLYDLDYSNPRDIRSQFFRARMVNGVLDLHDCEVVS; this is encoded by the coding sequence TTGTCCATCTGCATTGAAGTATGGGGCCCGTATGCCTGTTTTTCGCGCCCCGAGATGAAAACCGAGCGGGTCTCTTACGATGTGATCACCCCCTCGGCGGCCCGTGGGCTGATCGAGGCGATCTATTGGCACCCTGGCATGAAGTACCATATCGACAAGATCCACGTGCTGAACCCCATCCGCTTCACAACCGTCCGCCGCAACGAAGTCAAATCCACCGTGCTGGCCAGCAATGCCCGCACCGCCATGAAAACGGGCAGACCTCTGGCTCTTTATACCCCCGAAGACATCCAGCAGCGCGCGGCCATGGTGCTGCAGGATGTGCATTATGTGATCGAAGCCCATTTCACACTCACGGAAAAGGCCGCTCCCGGAGATAACGCCGGAAAATTTCAGGATATCCTGCGCCGGAGGCTCAGCCGCGGGCAGTTTTATCACCAACCATGCTTCGGCTGCCGGGAGTTTCCGGCCCATTTTCGTGAATGGCCAGCTGAGGAGATCCCCGCCCTTGCCGTGACCCAGGATCTGGGCTACATGCTGTACGATCTGGACTACAGCAACCCGCGTGATATCCGCTCGCAATTCTTTCGTGCGCGGATGGTAAACGGTGTGCTGGACCTGCACGATTGCGAGGTGGTCTCGTGA
- a CDS encoding IclR family transcriptional regulator: MAKMTNHAQYILQSVDKALDVLNLFEYSDSLSLTEVALELGCGKTIAFRLLFTLERRGFVLKQEDGRYSLGIRIFNLGNKVHYKKALIPLMRTILAELTAQVNDTVHLVIWQDAQHVVLLDEVLPDQRLIAVEKAFDNRPAHMTSTGMALLSTRSDEDILSYAQNTLFVKKTENSISSLTQLMNDIIFVREQGYAVNNQLYENGVCSIAVPIIKKAGMPAELAISVSGPAERIVHNQEHILEALRETAARICALPI, translated from the coding sequence ATGGCAAAGATGACAAATCATGCGCAATACATTTTGCAGTCTGTTGATAAAGCGCTTGACGTGCTAAACCTTTTTGAGTATAGCGATTCTCTTTCCCTTACCGAGGTGGCTCTGGAGCTCGGCTGCGGAAAAACGATTGCATTTCGCCTTCTCTTCACGCTGGAACGGCGCGGCTTTGTCCTCAAGCAGGAAGACGGGCGATATTCACTTGGTATCCGTATATTCAATCTGGGCAATAAGGTGCATTATAAAAAAGCGCTTATCCCTTTGATGCGCACAATTTTGGCGGAACTGACAGCACAGGTAAATGACACGGTCCACCTGGTGATCTGGCAGGATGCGCAGCATGTGGTTCTTTTGGATGAAGTCCTGCCTGATCAGCGGCTGATCGCGGTGGAAAAAGCGTTTGATAACCGGCCTGCACATATGACCAGCACGGGTATGGCGCTGCTTTCCACGCGCTCAGATGAAGATATTCTTTCCTATGCGCAAAATACATTGTTTGTCAAAAAAACGGAGAATTCCATCTCCTCCTTAACACAGTTGATGAATGATATCATTTTCGTTCGTGAACAGGGATATGCGGTCAACAATCAGCTGTATGAAAATGGCGTGTGTTCCATTGCCGTTCCCATTATCAAAAAAGCGGGCATGCCTGCGGAATTAGCGATCAGCGTATCCGGCCCCGCCGAGCGCATCGTGCATAATCAAGAGCATATCTTGGAGGCTTTGAGGGAGACCGCAGCTAGAATCTGTGCTCTGCCAATCTAG
- a CDS encoding 2-keto-3-deoxygluconate permease produces MKKIKFKRFPGDTIVVPMLIGVVLNSFVPQVLQIGGFFTGIVNGTSALVGVFLLFLGATIDVRSTPKAIKIGAVVIGTKVALSVLLGLGVAFLCNDNFWGLSSLAVISAVSVANNALYSGIVAQYDDDAVKGAVAITSLSVGPTVTMIALSSAGLASISVWSIVGSILPLIIGIALGNLSAWFKKTLSAGVTPSIIVVGFALGCGMSIQQLFQGGLSGILLGLVTVFVVGGITVLADKLTGGSGIAGAAISSTAASGVSNPGALAAVDPAYAAVAPIATAQVAASVLITSFLTPMLTSFVAKHRGERKDKKGNVRAQVQEGT; encoded by the coding sequence ATGAAAAAGATAAAATTCAAGCGGTTTCCCGGCGACACCATTGTTGTGCCGATGCTGATCGGCGTTGTGCTGAATTCCTTTGTGCCGCAGGTGCTGCAGATCGGCGGCTTTTTCACCGGCATCGTGAACGGGACCAGCGCGCTGGTGGGGGTGTTCCTGCTGTTTTTGGGGGCCACCATCGATGTGCGCAGCACCCCGAAAGCCATTAAGATCGGCGCGGTGGTCATTGGCACAAAGGTGGCGCTCTCGGTGCTCCTGGGGCTGGGCGTGGCATTTTTGTGCAACGACAATTTTTGGGGGCTCTCGTCCCTTGCGGTGATCAGCGCGGTGTCGGTGGCCAACAACGCCCTTTACTCGGGCATTGTGGCTCAGTATGACGACGATGCGGTGAAGGGAGCGGTGGCCATCACCTCGCTGAGCGTGGGGCCCACCGTGACCATGATCGCCCTGAGCTCGGCGGGGCTGGCCAGCATCTCGGTGTGGTCCATCGTGGGCTCCATCCTGCCGCTCATCATCGGCATCGCGCTGGGCAACCTGTCCGCCTGGTTTAAAAAGACCCTGTCGGCTGGGGTGACGCCCAGCATCATTGTGGTGGGCTTTGCGCTGGGGTGCGGCATGTCCATTCAGCAGCTGTTCCAGGGCGGGCTGTCCGGCATTCTGTTGGGGCTGGTCACGGTGTTCGTGGTGGGCGGGATCACGGTGCTGGCCGACAAGCTCACCGGCGGCAGCGGCATTGCGGGCGCCGCGATTTCCAGCACGGCTGCCAGCGGGGTGTCGAACCCCGGGGCGCTGGCCGCGGTGGACCCGGCCTATGCCGCCGTGGCCCCCATCGCTACCGCCCAGGTGGCGGCGTCGGTGCTCATCACTTCGTTCCTCACGCCCATGCTGACGAGCTTTGTGGCAAAGCACAGGGGAGAGCGGAAGGACAAAAAGGGAAATGTGCGGGCACAGGTGCAGGAAGGCACCTGA